The Chroicocephalus ridibundus chromosome 17, bChrRid1.1, whole genome shotgun sequence genome window below encodes:
- the LOC134524414 gene encoding feather keratin Cos1-1/Cos1-3/Cos2-1-like translates to MSCYDQCQPCRPCGPTPLANSCNEPCVRQCQNSTVVIEPSPVVVTLPGPILSSFPQNTVVGSSTSAAVGSILSCDGVPINSGFCDLSDISSRYYGRRCPPC, encoded by the coding sequence atgtcctgctatgaccagtgccagccctgccggccctgtggcccgaccccactggccaacagctgcaatgagccctgtgtcaggcagtgccagaactccactgtcgtcatcgagccctcccccgtggtggtgaccctgcccggccccatcctcagctccttcccgcagaacaccgttgtgggatcctccacctccgctgccgttggcagcatcctcagctgtgatggagtgcccatcaactctgggtTCTGTGACCTCTCTGacatttccagccgctactatGGCAGAAGGTGTCCCCCCTGCTAA
- the LOC134524413 gene encoding feather keratin Cos1-1/Cos1-3/Cos2-1-like gives MSCYDQCQPCQPCRPCGPTPLANSCNEPCVRQCQNSTVVIEPSPVVVTLPGPILSSFPQNTVVGSSTSAAVGSILSCDGVPINSGCCDLSCISSRYCGSRCPPC, from the coding sequence atgtcctgctacgacCAGTGCCAGCCGTGCCaaccctgccggccctgtggccccaccccactggccaacagctgcaatgagccctgtgtcaggcagtgccagaactccaccgtcgtcattgagccctcccccgtggtggtcaccctgcctggccccatcctcagctccttcccacagaacaccgttgtgggatcctccacctccgctgctgttggcagcatcctcagctgtgatggagtgcccatcaactctggctgctgtgacctttcctgcatttccagccgctactgtggcagcAGATGCCCCCCCTGCTAA